The genomic interval GCCATGAAGCTGCACTGGTTCCACCTCATGCCCTATCCGGACCTGCCGGACGACTTCAAGGAGAAGCACCGCAGCGTCTGGGTCGATGTCGACTCCCGCCTCTTCGACCCCGTCCGCGGACACGAGGTCTACAACGAGTACCTCGACGAACTGGAGTACGCGGCGGACATGGGCTTCGACGGCATCTGCGTCAACGAGCATCACCAGAACGCCTATGGCCTCATGCCCTCGCCGAACATCATGGCGGCGGCTCTTTCGCGCCGCGCCACGAAGCCCGCGATCATCGTCCTCGGCAACAGCATCGCCCTCTACAACCCTCCCGTGCGGGTGGCCGAGGAGTTCGCGATGCTCGACTGCATCACCGGCGGCCGCCTGGTCGCCGGCTTCCCCGTCGGCACCTCCATGGACACCAACTTCGCCTACGGCCAGACCCCGATAACCCTGCGCGAAAAGTACCAGGAAGCGCACGACCTCATCCTGCGCGCCTGGACCGACCCCGACCCCTTCGTCTGGAATGGCAAGTACAACCAGCTTCGGTACGTGAACATCTGGCCGCGGCCCCTCCAGAAGCCGCACCCGCCCATCTGGATCCCGGGCGGCGGCAGCATCGAGACCTGGGAGTGGGTCACCGAGCGCGGGTATCTCTACGCCTACCTGAGCTACTTCGGCTACAAGCGCGGCCAGTCGGTCATGAACGGCTTCTGGAACCAGGTGGAGAAGATGGGCGTCGAGCCCAACCCCTACCGCGCCGGCTTCTTGCAGCTGGCGGCCGTCTCCGAGACGGACGCCCAGGCCGAAGAAGACTACTCGGAGGCCGCCAACTACTTCTACGAGCGCTGCCTGCACGTCTACAACGGCTTCGCCGACGCCCCTGGCTACCGCACGATGCGCACCCTCGAGGCCGGCATCATGGCCCAGGTCGGCGCGCAGGCGGCCGCCGTCCGCCGCGACCTCACCTGGAAGGACTACGTGGAACAGGGCTACATCGTCGCCGGCAGCCCGGAGTCAGTCACCGAGCAGCTGCGCGAGGTCATCAAGGGCCTGCGTGTCGGCCACCTCATGATGCTGCTGCAGTTCGGCAACATGCCGCGCGACAAGGTCATGAAGAACACCCGCCTCTTCGCGGAAAAGGTGATGCCCAACCTGCGCGACCTCTGGCCGGAGTGGGAGGACCACTGGTGGATCAAACCCCTCCCGGAGTCCCGCCGCGCCCGGCCCGGAGAGGCGAAGGTCGCCGCGAAGTAACGCCGGCGCTACAGGGTCTCATCCTGGGACCCAGATGAGGGAGCGCTGCCGGTTACGCCTGAGAAGTCTCCGGCGTGGCGAGACGAGCCGCGCTCGCTCCGCGGGCCTCGAGGCCCCGAGTTTCTCGGGGCTACACTGCCACCTCCCCCTCGACCTCCAGCAGCAGCGGCGGCTTGGCCGGCTGCGCGTCCGGGTATGCCGTAAGGTCCTCCACGACGATGCGGAGCCGCAGCGCTTTCACGCCCCGCGCATCCCTGGCGCGCGCCTGGATCGCCTCGTCCGCCCGGATGCCGAAGCTGCGCAGCAGGCGCCGAATGTCGTCGTTCGTCGCGTTCATGGAGTATCTCCCTCTCAGAGGCTGCCAGGCCTGAGCCTAGAATAGGCCATGCCCTCGGAAGACTACGCCGCCATCGTCCTCGCCGGCGGCAGGAGCACCCGCCTCGGGCGGGACAAGGCCTCGGAGCCGCTGCTCGGCGTCCCCCTGCTGCAACGCGTCGTCAGTCGCCTCGAGCCCCTCGTTACCCAGGTCGTCGCGGTGAAAGCCCGAGGGCAGCGCCTGCCAGGCGTCCACTGCCGGCCAGCACTTCTGGAAGTCGAGGACGCGTACCCCGGGGCT from Dehalococcoidia bacterium carries:
- a CDS encoding LLM class flavin-dependent oxidoreductase, translated to AMKLHWFHLMPYPDLPDDFKEKHRSVWVDVDSRLFDPVRGHEVYNEYLDELEYAADMGFDGICVNEHHQNAYGLMPSPNIMAAALSRRATKPAIIVLGNSIALYNPPVRVAEEFAMLDCITGGRLVAGFPVGTSMDTNFAYGQTPITLREKYQEAHDLILRAWTDPDPFVWNGKYNQLRYVNIWPRPLQKPHPPIWIPGGGSIETWEWVTERGYLYAYLSYFGYKRGQSVMNGFWNQVEKMGVEPNPYRAGFLQLAAVSETDAQAEEDYSEAANYFYERCLHVYNGFADAPGYRTMRTLEAGIMAQVGAQAAAVRRDLTWKDYVEQGYIVAGSPESVTEQLREVIKGLRVGHLMMLLQFGNMPRDKVMKNTRLFAEKVMPNLRDLWPEWEDHWWIKPLPESRRARPGEAKVAAK